The following proteins are co-located in the Pseudomonas sp. DY-1 genome:
- the atpG gene encoding F0F1 ATP synthase subunit gamma codes for MAGAKEIRSKIASIKSTQKITSAMEKVAVSKMRRAQLRMAASRPYAERIRQVIGHLANANPEYRHPFMIEREVKRVGYVVVSSDRGLCGGLNINLFKTLVKDMAGYRQDGVEIDLCVIGGKGAAFFRNYGGNVVAAISHLGEEPSINDLIGSVKVMLDAYLDGRIDRLFVVSNKFVNTMTQKPTVDQLVPLVADPDQELKHHWDYLYEPDAKEILEGLLVRYVESQVYQAVVENNACEQAARMIAMKNATDNAGDLISNLQLIYNKARQAAITQEISEIVGGAAAV; via the coding sequence ATGGCAGGCGCAAAAGAGATTCGCAGCAAGATTGCGAGCATCAAAAGCACGCAGAAGATCACCAGCGCCATGGAAAAGGTGGCGGTCAGCAAGATGCGCAGGGCTCAACTGCGTATGGCTGCCAGCCGCCCCTACGCGGAGCGCATCCGCCAGGTGATCGGTCATTTGGCCAACGCGAACCCGGAATACCGTCATCCCTTCATGATCGAGCGTGAAGTCAAGCGCGTCGGTTATGTCGTGGTGAGCAGCGACCGTGGTCTGTGCGGCGGCTTGAACATCAACCTGTTCAAGACTCTGGTCAAAGACATGGCGGGTTACCGTCAGGACGGCGTGGAGATCGACCTCTGCGTGATTGGTGGCAAGGGTGCGGCCTTCTTCCGCAACTACGGCGGCAACGTCGTTGCAGCCATCAGCCACCTCGGCGAGGAACCCTCGATCAACGACCTGATCGGCAGCGTCAAGGTCATGCTCGATGCATACCTGGATGGCCGTATCGATCGCCTGTTCGTGGTCTCCAACAAGTTCGTCAACACCATGACGCAGAAGCCGACCGTGGACCAACTGGTTCCGCTGGTGGCCGACCCGGATCAAGAGTTGAAGCATCACTGGGACTACCTCTACGAACCCGATGCCAAGGAGATCCTCGAAGGTCTTCTGGTGCGCTACGTGGAATCCCAGGTGTATCAGGCCGTGGTAGAGAACAACGCCTGCGAGCAGGCGGCACGGATGATCGCGATGAAGAACGCCACCGACAACGCCGGTGACCTGATCAGCAACCTCCAGCTGATCTACAACAAGGCGCGTCAGGCAGCGATCACTCAAGAGATTTCGGAAATCGTCGGCGGCGCTGCCGCGGTTTAA
- the atpD gene encoding F0F1 ATP synthase subunit beta: MSSGRIVQIIGAVIDVEFPRDQVPNVYDALKVSGVETTLEVQQQLGDGVVRSIAMGSTEGLKRGLDVSNTGKAISVPVGKATLGRIMDVLGNPIDEAGPIGEEERWVIHRDAPSYAEQAGGNELLETGIKVIDLVCPFAKGGKVGLFGGAGVGKTVNMMELIRNIAIEHSGYSVFAGVGERTREGNDFYHEMKDSNVLDKVALVYGQMNEPPGNRLRVALTGLTMAEKFRDEGRDVLLFVDNIYRYTLAGTEVSALLGRMPSAVGYQPTLAEEMGVLQERITSTKTGSITSIQAVYVPADDLTDPSPATTFAHLDATVVLSRDIASLGIYPAVDPLDSTSRQLDPLVIGQDHYETARGVQYVLQRYKELKDIIAILGMDELSEADKQLVNRARKIQRFLSQPFFVAEVFTGSPGKYVSLKDTIAGFKGILNGDYDHLPEQAFYMVGGIEEAIEKAKKL; this comes from the coding sequence ATGAGTAGCGGACGTATCGTTCAAATCATCGGCGCCGTTATCGACGTGGAATTCCCGCGTGATCAGGTGCCGAACGTATACGACGCGCTGAAAGTCAGCGGCGTCGAAACCACCCTGGAAGTTCAGCAGCAGCTGGGCGACGGCGTGGTTCGTTCCATCGCAATGGGTTCGACCGAAGGCCTCAAGCGTGGCCTGGACGTTTCCAACACTGGCAAGGCCATCTCCGTCCCGGTTGGTAAAGCAACCCTGGGCCGCATCATGGACGTGCTGGGCAACCCCATCGACGAAGCCGGCCCCATCGGCGAAGAAGAGCGCTGGGTTATCCACCGCGACGCTCCGTCCTACGCTGAGCAGGCGGGTGGCAACGAGCTGCTGGAAACCGGCATCAAGGTAATCGACCTGGTCTGCCCCTTCGCCAAAGGCGGTAAGGTCGGCCTGTTCGGTGGCGCCGGTGTAGGCAAGACCGTAAACATGATGGAACTGATCCGTAACATCGCGATCGAGCACAGCGGTTATTCCGTGTTCGCTGGCGTGGGTGAGCGTACTCGTGAGGGTAACGACTTCTACCACGAGATGAAGGATTCCAACGTTCTGGACAAAGTGGCCCTGGTATACGGCCAGATGAACGAGCCGCCGGGCAACCGTCTGCGCGTTGCACTGACCGGTCTGACCATGGCCGAGAAGTTCCGTGACGAAGGTCGCGACGTTCTGCTGTTCGTCGACAACATCTACCGTTACACCCTGGCCGGTACCGAAGTATCCGCGCTGCTGGGTCGTATGCCGTCCGCTGTGGGTTACCAGCCGACCCTGGCCGAGGAAATGGGCGTTCTGCAAGAGCGCATCACCTCCACCAAGACCGGTTCGATCACCTCCATTCAGGCCGTATACGTTCCTGCGGACGACCTGACCGACCCGTCCCCGGCGACCACCTTCGCCCACCTGGACGCCACCGTCGTACTGTCCCGTGACATCGCCTCGCTGGGTATTTACCCGGCAGTTGATCCGCTGGACTCGACCTCCCGCCAGCTGGACCCGCTGGTGATCGGTCAGGACCACTACGAGACCGCTCGTGGCGTCCAGTACGTTCTGCAGCGTTACAAGGAACTGAAGGACATCATCGCGATCCTGGGTATGGACGAACTGTCCGAAGCGGACAAGCAGCTCGTTAACCGTGCTCGTAAGATCCAGCGTTTCCTGTCCCAGCCGTTCTTCGTGGCCGAAGTCTTCACCGGTTCCCCGGGTAAGTACGTGTCGCTGAAAGACACCATCGCTGGCTTCAAAGGCATCCTCAACGGTGACTACGACCACCTGCCCGAGCAGGCGTTCTACATGGTCGGCGGCATCGAAGAAGCCATCGAGAAAGCGAAGAAACTGTAA
- a CDS encoding F0F1 ATP synthase subunit epsilon — MAITVHCDIVSAEAEIFSGLVEMVIAHGHLGDLGIAPGHAPLITDLKPGPIRLVKQGGEEEVYYISGGFLEVQPNMVKVLADTVLRAGDLDEAAAQESLKAAEKALHEKGAEFDYSAASARLAEAAAQLRTVQQIRKKFGG, encoded by the coding sequence ATGGCTATTACTGTCCATTGCGATATCGTCAGCGCCGAAGCGGAGATCTTCTCCGGTCTGGTGGAGATGGTGATTGCGCACGGCCACCTGGGCGATCTGGGTATCGCTCCGGGTCACGCCCCGCTGATCACCGACCTCAAGCCGGGTCCGATCCGCCTGGTCAAGCAGGGTGGTGAGGAGGAGGTGTACTACATCTCCGGTGGTTTCCTCGAGGTCCAGCCCAACATGGTGAAGGTCCTGGCCGACACCGTGCTACGCGCCGGCGACCTGGACGAAGCTGCTGCTCAGGAGTCCCTCAAGGCTGCTGAGAAGGCCCTCCACGAGAAGGGCGCGGAGTTCGATTACTCCGCCGCCTCCGCTCGTCTGGCCGAGGCCGCAGCGCAACTGCGTACCGTCCAGCAGATCCGCAAGAAGTTCGGCGGCTAA
- the glmU gene encoding bifunctional UDP-N-acetylglucosamine diphosphorylase/glucosamine-1-phosphate N-acetyltransferase GlmU — translation MSLDIVILAAGQGTRMRSTLPKVLHPVAGKAMLGHVIDTARELEPKGVHVVIGHGAETVRERLAADDLNFVLQAEQLGTGHAVAQALPELSAERVLILYGDVPLIEVETLQRLLEKVKDDQLALLTVDLLDPTGYGRIVRDAAGVVKAIVEHKDATPEQRAICEGNTGILAVPGKRLADWLGRLSNNNAQGEYYLTDVIAMAVADGLVVATEQPHDAMEVQGANDRIQLSELERHFQKRAARRLMAQGVTLLDPARFDVRGEVKVGRDVLIDVNVILEGRVVIEDGVQIGPNCVIKDSTLRRGAVVKANSHLEGAELGEGADCGPFARLRPGAVLGAKAHVGNFVELKNAVMGEGAKAGHLAYLGDAEIGARTNIGAGTITCNYDGANKFRTVMGEDVFIGSNSSLVAPVTLGDGVTTGAGSTITQDVPANTLAVGRAKQRNIEGWKRPVKIKK, via the coding sequence ATGTCCCTCGATATAGTCATCCTCGCCGCTGGCCAGGGCACGCGCATGCGTTCGACCCTGCCCAAGGTCCTGCATCCCGTGGCCGGCAAGGCCATGCTCGGTCACGTCATCGATACCGCGCGCGAGCTCGAGCCCAAGGGCGTCCATGTGGTGATTGGCCACGGTGCTGAAACGGTACGCGAGCGACTGGCCGCGGACGACCTGAATTTCGTCTTGCAGGCCGAACAACTGGGCACTGGCCATGCCGTCGCCCAGGCCCTGCCGGAGCTTTCTGCCGAGCGAGTGCTGATCCTTTACGGCGACGTACCGCTGATCGAGGTGGAGACGCTGCAGCGCCTGCTGGAGAAGGTGAAGGACGATCAGCTTGCCCTGCTCACAGTGGACCTGCTCGATCCCACCGGCTACGGCCGCATCGTCCGTGATGCTGCGGGCGTGGTGAAGGCCATCGTCGAGCACAAGGATGCAACCCCCGAGCAGCGCGCCATCTGCGAAGGCAACACAGGCATCCTCGCCGTGCCTGGCAAGCGCCTGGCCGATTGGCTTGGACGGCTCTCCAACAACAATGCCCAGGGCGAGTACTACCTCACTGACGTCATTGCAATGGCAGTGGCGGACGGCCTGGTAGTGGCCACGGAGCAGCCCCATGACGCAATGGAAGTGCAGGGCGCCAATGACCGCATCCAGCTGTCTGAACTCGAGCGCCATTTCCAGAAGCGCGCTGCCCGCCGCCTGATGGCGCAGGGCGTGACCCTACTGGACCCCGCCCGCTTCGACGTGCGTGGCGAAGTGAAAGTAGGCCGCGATGTGCTCATCGACGTGAACGTCATCCTCGAAGGCCGTGTGGTGATCGAAGACGGTGTGCAGATCGGCCCTAACTGCGTCATCAAGGACAGCACCCTGCGTCGTGGGGCAGTGGTCAAGGCCAACAGCCACCTGGAAGGCGCCGAACTGGGTGAGGGCGCCGATTGCGGTCCCTTCGCGCGTCTGCGTCCGGGGGCGGTGCTGGGCGCGAAGGCCCATGTGGGTAACTTCGTCGAGCTGAAAAACGCCGTGATGGGCGAGGGCGCCAAGGCCGGTCACCTGGCCTACCTGGGCGACGCCGAGATAGGCGCGCGCACCAACATCGGTGCCGGCACCATCACCTGTAACTACGACGGTGCCAACAAGTTCCGCACTGTCATGGGGGAGGATGTGTTCATCGGCTCCAACAGCTCGCTGGTTGCACCGGTCACTTTGGGCGATGGCGTCACCACCGGTGCAGGCTCTACCATCACTCAGGACGTACCGGCTAACACCCTGGCTGTAGGTCGCGCCAAACAGCGCAATATCGAAGGCTGGAAGCGTCCGGTGAAGATCAAGAAGTAG
- a CDS encoding DeoR/GlpR family DNA-binding transcription regulator codes for MTKRNTPQRRHAILAMLDEQGEVSVDELAKAFATSEVTIRKDLTALEKNGLLLRRYGGAVPMPQELIGENNQPVSSYKLAIARAAVGCIREHARIIIDSGSTTAAMIPELGHKPGLVVMTNSLNVANALRELEHEPVLLMTGGTWDPHSESFQGQVAEQVLRSYDFDQLFIGADGIDLQRGTSTFNELLGLSRVMAEVAREVIVMAESDKVGRRIPNLELPWSSIHTLITDERLSTEAREQIAARGVKLICARID; via the coding sequence ATGACGAAACGCAACACGCCTCAGCGCCGCCACGCGATCCTTGCAATGCTCGACGAGCAGGGCGAGGTGAGTGTCGACGAGTTGGCCAAGGCTTTCGCCACTTCCGAAGTGACTATCCGCAAGGACCTCACCGCCCTCGAAAAGAACGGTTTGCTGCTGCGTCGCTATGGTGGTGCCGTGCCGATGCCGCAGGAACTGATCGGCGAAAACAACCAGCCGGTGTCGTCCTACAAGCTAGCCATCGCCCGAGCGGCCGTCGGCTGCATACGCGAGCACGCGCGCATCATCATCGACAGCGGCAGCACCACTGCCGCCATGATCCCGGAGCTTGGGCACAAGCCGGGTCTGGTCGTGATGACCAACTCGCTCAACGTCGCCAACGCCCTGCGCGAACTGGAGCATGAACCTGTGTTGCTGATGACGGGTGGCACGTGGGACCCGCATTCCGAATCGTTCCAGGGCCAGGTAGCCGAGCAGGTCTTGCGCTCCTACGATTTCGATCAGTTGTTCATTGGCGCCGACGGTATCGACCTGCAGCGCGGTACCTCCACCTTCAACGAACTGCTGGGCCTCTCGCGGGTTATGGCCGAGGTGGCGCGCGAGGTGATCGTCATGGCCGAGTCCGACAAGGTCGGCCGACGCATACCCAACCTGGAGCTGCCCTGGAGCAGCATTCATACCCTGATTACCGATGAGCGCCTTTCTACCGAAGCGCGCGAACAGATAGCCGCGCGTGGGGTCAAGCTGATCTGCGCGCGCATAGATTGA
- the glmS gene encoding glutamine--fructose-6-phosphate transaminase (isomerizing) yields MCGIVGAIAERNITPILVEGLKRLEYRGYDSAGVAVYTNDGALDRRRRVGKVSELEQALAEQPLLGRLGIAHTRWATHGAPSERNAHPHFSGNQLAVVHNGIIENYEALREQLKALDYVFTSDTDTEVIVHLLNHKLKTIPDLADALKAAVPELHGAYGLAVISASQPDRLLAARSGSPLVIGLGLGENFLASDQLALRQVTDRFIYLEEGDIAEIRRDSVQIWDEQGRAVQREQVQYHEGAEAADKGEYRHFMLKEIHEQPKVVQRTMEGRLGADHVLVNAFGPRAAELFAKVRNVQIVACGTSYHAGMVARYWLEDLAGIPCQIEVASEFRYRKVVVQPDTLFVTISQSGETADTLAALRNAKELGYLTSLAICNVGTSSLVRESDLTLLTQAGPEIGVASTKAFTTQLVGLLLLTLSLGQVRGTLETGVEAHLVDELRRLPTRLGEALAMDKTIEKVAELFAEKHHTLFLGRGAQYPVAMEGSLKLKEISYIHAEAYPAGELKHGPLALVDSDMPVVTVAPNNELVEKLKSNLQEVRARGGQLIVFADGEAGIDNGEGTHVVAMPHIDDVLTPILYTIPLQLLSYYVAVLKGTDVDQPRNLAKSVTVE; encoded by the coding sequence ATGTGTGGCATCGTTGGCGCCATCGCCGAGCGTAATATCACCCCAATCCTGGTCGAGGGCCTGAAGCGCCTTGAGTACCGTGGCTATGACAGCGCCGGTGTCGCGGTCTACACCAACGACGGTGCGCTGGATCGCCGCCGCAGAGTAGGCAAGGTGTCTGAACTGGAGCAAGCCCTCGCTGAACAACCCCTGCTTGGCCGTCTGGGCATCGCCCACACCCGCTGGGCCACTCACGGTGCCCCCAGCGAGCGTAATGCTCACCCGCACTTCTCCGGCAACCAGCTGGCGGTTGTCCACAACGGCATCATCGAGAACTACGAAGCCTTGCGTGAGCAGCTCAAGGCGCTGGACTACGTGTTCACCTCGGATACCGACACCGAAGTCATCGTGCATCTGCTGAATCACAAGCTGAAAACCATCCCTGACCTCGCCGATGCGCTCAAGGCCGCCGTGCCGGAGCTGCATGGCGCCTATGGCCTGGCGGTTATCAGCGCCAGTCAGCCGGACCGCCTGCTCGCCGCCCGCAGCGGCAGCCCGTTGGTGATCGGCCTGGGCCTGGGCGAGAACTTTCTTGCTTCCGACCAATTGGCCCTGCGCCAGGTCACCGACCGTTTCATTTACCTGGAAGAGGGCGACATCGCCGAGATCCGCCGTGACAGCGTGCAGATCTGGGACGAGCAGGGTCGTGCCGTGCAGCGTGAGCAGGTGCAGTATCACGAAGGTGCCGAAGCTGCCGATAAGGGCGAGTACCGCCACTTCATGCTCAAGGAAATCCATGAGCAGCCCAAGGTCGTCCAGCGCACCATGGAAGGCCGTCTCGGCGCTGACCATGTGCTGGTGAACGCATTCGGGCCGCGTGCGGCTGAGCTCTTTGCCAAAGTGCGCAATGTGCAGATCGTCGCCTGCGGCACCAGCTACCACGCCGGCATGGTCGCGCGTTACTGGCTAGAAGACCTGGCCGGTATCCCCTGCCAGATCGAAGTAGCCAGCGAGTTCCGTTACCGCAAGGTAGTGGTCCAGCCGGACACCCTGTTCGTCACCATTTCCCAGTCCGGCGAAACCGCCGATACCTTGGCCGCCCTGCGCAATGCCAAGGAACTGGGTTACCTGACCAGCCTGGCCATCTGTAACGTTGGTACCAGTTCCCTGGTGCGCGAATCCGACCTGACCCTGCTGACCCAGGCAGGTCCGGAAATCGGTGTCGCTTCTACCAAGGCCTTCACTACCCAGCTGGTTGGCCTGTTGCTGCTGACGCTGTCGCTCGGCCAGGTGCGCGGTACCCTGGAAACTGGCGTCGAAGCCCATCTGGTGGACGAACTCCGTCGCCTGCCGACTCGCCTGGGCGAAGCCCTGGCAATGGACAAGACCATCGAGAAAGTGGCCGAACTGTTCGCCGAGAAGCACCACACGCTGTTCCTTGGCCGTGGCGCGCAATATCCGGTGGCGATGGAGGGATCGCTGAAGCTCAAGGAAATCTCCTACATCCACGCTGAAGCCTATCCGGCCGGCGAGCTCAAGCATGGCCCGCTGGCGCTAGTGGACAGCGATATGCCGGTGGTCACCGTTGCCCCAAACAACGAGCTAGTGGAGAAACTCAAGTCCAACCTGCAGGAAGTTCGAGCTCGGGGCGGCCAGCTGATCGTCTTCGCCGACGGCGAAGCCGGCATCGACAATGGAGAGGGGACTCACGTGGTGGCCATGCCGCACATCGACGATGTACTGACGCCGATCCTCTACACCATCCCGCTGCAGCTGCTGTCCTACTACGTCGCCGTGCTCAAGGGCACCGACGTTGACCAGCCGCGCAACCTGGCGAAATCGGTAACCGTGGAGTAA